In Oncorhynchus clarkii lewisi isolate Uvic-CL-2024 chromosome 24, UVic_Ocla_1.0, whole genome shotgun sequence, one DNA window encodes the following:
- the LOC139382326 gene encoding A-kinase anchor protein SPHKAP-like isoform X4 has protein sequence MLLSLFTALRNFTESNFQSSAMFESSESGDAEGVSTDSTLGSSVTACKKVLCSSSVLDSSEYWLRNEKALCRLGLLEDDAEGRSNTMCFVNLDQQKVDRHNDSCIKKLASISPDLPKLVGSLSVRQPKVNEILLLGGLETPDPSHPHQYPTHTQGQRGTDVCLVQCPGGRRPTSIIYEINKFLIGLQWGQERQGSQGRMMAGQRMDDDTNRSFSSIEEDFLTASEHLGDDSEDDGLRNECSDVAVGLADAAHSDRPVCQRGRLCQNQWQDSEDSEVTICAPPATKKQGGRAPARASGHHNKESAGHYATNLAESVLQDAFIRLSQDEPSFATEAAVSMSPGSHRPPAVLTRTGVEEPSRARTCSFELPKIVIVQSPDNCEGLPEWLGTQASHVAVEYGVGGAARQVTAEHGPEAHSFHPTTTTSGRHPNKPLQQALACAASVIGTISSPQVAEQLAMEPTEEDMEREGQRDPEGTDYSFSSAMCGMAQVAGAVAVVELAKEAEEVGCESEDDSTTEVYSAASVGLLSAAQASTAITLHCSIAEGTSIEAFRTSIAEVLHKEAAGVLAQPQDYKSVAHLLESTHNRIVDGITSPKKSYLDKMDETEVDDFISEVANGLFKHAFEKAKKKRELEGPGKDVPNIQGFLQESVSNVLFDVLCLTSKRIGDISKCDIGSFDRQEGDVGSRDYEAAATTKEPLSQLQRFDGSSQPDNYEAHWAEKMPIYSAIREDKYGLERESEPYGSHSSPHFREQQQLGQAPTKVSSSTKDCYDLQGQQARGNIREPFTESLAHQVSSSLGTEKRWRASMDSRQSSLTPQSSFSSSTGALVCLKMDSESRTTPVNYFADDLATTVVSMATELAAICLENSSGKQPWFCALKGAAGYYPEGGYLLPSCCTALRRKEGQNGGVASKKHRPPRLSEIKRKTEEQPELMECLVNRVVDETVNLDDMPQTLDPFALFASEVTARIMNCPELNIVDTSKPGQQTRSRLQCERWSRGKAASYESIPEEDAGPPGTPNTLGPGSRLGQNLSRGGSISKQSSCESITDEFSRFMVNQMEMEGRGFDLLLDYYAGQNASSILAAAVQQAATKKNGHLNVRATSCLSKQSSTESITEEFYRFMLKDMDMESKDYSMGRTKEWSNSLLPPSPRTLFCIRQSSVPDRRFSDSRLTVNSPIKANSFDGFVRNVHGDTLNIYPTNSVQVSATGLCKSDSCLYQRGQTDQITDMLIHETWSSSIESLMRKNKIIADPEDSIDLVDAESQTHMLQYANRLAADIVETGKSVLQDGDGAGGGGVVGRQQHMPVGERRRGFKQSRPGCTRSRASQEQPGGGGDSTCTAAGPPIRGPREVPVPVIHIETDQRDDPESGNPVERAWHHPWDPAPPEGTAQWCAERASVSHSRNGNSSTSSLGLADLEGLSDIPSQSTVNSEEADKGHLRESKENVNEGSSLWTVGGSSSHRELLVVNCDLDPECVDSELRLALQWIAASELGLHAVYFRKCKERTSKVGAAQHMQFQRVLQLVSQKAWRIGDLFNAVIQFCKLHQEEDGGSSLSSLFDWLLETH, from the exons ATGTGCTTTGTGAATCTGGACCAGCAGAAGGTGGATCGTCACAACGACAGCTGCATCAAG AAACTGGCCTCCATCTCTCCAGACCTGCCCAAGCTGGTTGGCTCTCTGAGCGTGCGACAGCCCAAGGTGAACGAGATCCTGCTGCTCGGTGGTTTGGAGACTCCGGACCCCTCTCACCCTCACCAgtaccccacccacacacag GGCCAGAGGGGTACAGATGTGTGCTTGGTCCAGTGTCCTGGGGGCCGGCGGCCCACCAGCATCATCTATGAGATCAACAAGTTCCTGATCGGGCTACAGTGGGGTCAGGAGAGGCAGGGGTCTCAGGGGCGGATGATGGCAGGGCAGAGGATGGATGACGACACCAACCGCTCCTTCTCATCCATAGAGGAGGACTTCCTCACTGCCTCAGAACACCTGGGGGATGACAGCGAGGATGACGGCTTACGAAATG agtgcagtgatgtggcAGTGGGGTTGGCAGACGCAGCACACAGCGATAGACCTGTGTGTCAGAGGGGACGCCTGTGCCAGAACCAGTGGCAGGACAGCGAGGACTCTGAGGTGACCATTTGCGCCCCCCCAGCCACCAAGAAACAAGGAGGAAGGGCACCGGCGAGAGCTAGCGGTCACCACAATAAGGAGTCAGCCGGCCACTACGCCACCAACCTGGCTGAGTCGGTACTGCAGGACGCCTTCATCCGCCTGTCTCAGGACGAACCGTCCTTCGCCACCGAGGCTGCTGTGAGCATGTCCCCTGGCAGCCACCGCCCCCCTGCCGTCCTCACCAGAACAGGAGTCGAGGAGCCCTCTCGGGCACGTACCTGCTCTTTCGAGCTGCCTAAGATCGTCATAGTGCAGAGCCCAGATAATTGCGAGGGCCTGCCGGAGTGGCTGGGTACTCAGGCCTCTCACGTGGCTGTGGAGTATGGTGTTGGTGGTGCTGCCAGACAGGTAACGGCGGAACACGGACCAGAGGCCCATAGCTTCCACCCTACCACCACTACTAGTGGACGACACCCCAACAAACCCCTGCAGCAGGCCCTGGCATGTGCTGCCAGCGTCATCGGCACCATCTCCAGCCCACAGGTAGCAGAGCAGCTAGCGATGGAGCCAACAGAggaggacatggagagagagggacagagagacccTGAGGGCACTGACTACTCCTTCTCCTCAGCCATGTGCGGTATGGCCCAGGTGGCGGGGGCAGTGGCCGTGGTGGAGCTAGCTAAAGAGGCCGAGGAGGTGGGCTGCGAGTCAGAAGACGACTCCACCACTGAGGTCTACTCAGCTGCCTCCGTGGGACTCCTATCTGCAGCGCAGGCCTCCACGGCAATCACTCTTCACTGCAGCATTGCCGAGGGAACCAGCATCGAGGCCTTCCGCACCAGCATCGCTGAAGTTCTTCACAAGGAGGCAGCAGGGGTGCTGGCTCAGCCCCAGGACTACAAGAGTGTGGCCCACCTACTGGAGTCCACCCACAACAGGATTGTGGATGGCATCACGTCTCCCAAAAAGTCCTATCTGGACAAGATGGATGAGACTGAGGTGGACGATTTCATCAGCGAGGTGGCCAATGGCCTCTTCAAGCACGCGTTTGAGAAAGCGAAAAAGAAAAGAGAACTAGAAGGCCCGGGCAAAGACGTCCCTAATATCCAGGGCTTTCTGCAGGAGAGCGTGAGCAATGTGCTCTTCGATGTCCTTTGCCTCACTTCAAAGCGGATCGGTGACATTTCCAAATGTGATATAGGGTCGTTTGACAGACAAGAGGGTGATGTCGGCTCCAGGGACTACGAGGCAGCCGCCACCACCAAGGAACCATTAAGTCAATTACAGCGCTTCGATGGCTCCAGCCAGCCCGATAATTATGAAGCCCACTGGGCAGAGAAGATGCCCATCTACTCCGCGATAAGGGAGGACAAATATGGACTCGAGAGGGAGAGTGAACCTTATGGGTCTCACAGCTCGCCACATttcagagagcagcagcagctcGGACAAGCTCCGACTAAAGTCTCGTCCTCTACTAAGGACTGCTATGACCTCCAGGGCCAGCAGGCCAGAGGAAACATCAGAGAGCCTTTTACAGAGAGCTTAGCCCACCAGGTCTCTTCATCCCTGGGCACAGAGAAAAGATGGAGAGCCAGTATGGACAGCAGACAGTCTTCTCTGACCCCTCAGTCCTCTTTTAGCTCCTCCACAGGGGCCTTGGTCTGCCTAAAGATGGACTCAGAGTCCAGAACTACCCCTGTCAACTACTTCGCTGATGACCTGGCCACCACCGTGGTCTCCATGGCCACTGAGCTGGCTGCCATCTGCCTGGAGAATTCCAGCGGGAAGCAGCCGTGGTTCTGTGCCCTGAAGGGCGCAGCCGGCTACTACCCCGAGGggggctacctgctgccctcctGTTGCACGGCCCTCCGCAGAAAGGAGGGCCAGAACGGCGGTGTGGCATCCAAAAAGCACCGGCCGCCACGCCTCAGTGAGATCAAGAGGAAGACGGAAGAGCAGCCCGAGTTGATGGAGTGCCTGGTCAACCGTGTGGTGGATGAGACCGTCAACCTAGACGACATGCCCCAGACTCTTGACCCATTCGCACTCTTTGCCTCCGAGGTCACCGCCCGCATCATGAACTGCCCCGAGCTCAACATAGTTGACACCTCCAAGCCCGGCCAGCAGACCCGCAGCCGGCTGCAGTGCGAGCGGTGGAGCCGGGGCAAGGCCGCCAGCTATGAAAGCATCCCAGAGGAGGACGCAGGTCCCCCgggtacccccaacaccctgggcCCTGGCAGCCGGCTGGGCCAGAACCTGAGTAGGGGAGGCTCCATCTCCAAGCAGTCCAGCTGCGAGAGTATTACGGACGAGTTCTCCCGCTTCATGGTGAaccagatggagatggagggCCGGGGTTTTGACCTGCTCCTGGACTACTATGCCGGGCAGAACGCCAGCAGCATCCTGGCGGCAGCCGTGCAGCAGGCAGCCACCAAGAAGAACGGCCACCTCAATGTGAGGGCCACCTCCTGTCTGTCCAAGCAGTCCAGTACGGAGAGCATCACAGAGGAGTTCTACAGGTTCATGCTCAAAGACATGGACATGGAGAGCAAAGACTACAGTATGGGAAGAACTAAAGAGTGGAGCAACAGCCTATTGCCTCCATCTCCCAGAACCCTCTTCTGTATCCGTCAGTCCTCTGTGCCGGACAGACGTTTCTCAGACTCCAGGCTGACCGTCAACTCGCCCATCAAGGCCAACTCCTTTGATGGCTTCGTCCGCAATGTGCACGGGGACACACTCAACATCTACCCCACCAACTCGGTGCAGGTGTCTGCCACGGGCCTCTGCAAGTCTGATTCATGTCTGTACCAGAGGGGCCAGACTGACCAGATCACCGACATGCTGATCCACGAGACCTGGTCCAGCTCCATTGAGTCCCTGATGCGAAAGAACAAGATCATTGCGGACCCGGAGGACAGCATTGACCTGGTGGATGCAGAGTCCCAGACCCACATGCTGCAGTATGCCAACCGCCTGGCCGCAGACATCGTGGAAACCGGGAAGTCTGTCCTGCAGGATGGGGATGGAGCCGGAGGAGGGGGCGTGGTGGGGCGACAACAACACATGCccgtgggggagaggaggagaggcttcAAACAGTCCCGCCCTGGCTGCACCCGGAGCAGAGCCAGCCAGGAGCAaccaggagggggaggagacagcaCATGTACAGCAGCGGGTCCCCCCATCAGGGGCCCCAGGGAGGTCCCTGTACCGGTGATCCACATCGAGACAGATCAGAGGGACGATCCAGAGTCTGGGAACCCGGTGGAAAGGGCCTGGCATCACCCCTGGGACCCAGCGCCCCCTGAGGGGACAGCCCAGTGGTGCGCTGAGAGGGCCTCAGTGAGCCACAGCAG GAACGGGAACAGCAGCACGTCTAGCCTGGGTCTGGCAGACTTGGAGGGCTTGTCTGACATCCCCAGTCAAAGCACAGTGAACAG TGAGGAGGCAGACAAGGGACACCTAAGGGAGAGCAAGGAGAACGTAAATG agggCAGCTCCCTGTGGACAGTAGGGGGCAGTAGCAGCCACAGGGAGCTTCTGGTGGTCAACTGTGACTTGGATCCAGAGTGTGTGGACTCAGAGCTGCGCTTGGCCCTGCAGTGGATCGCCGCCTCTGAGCTGGGCCTGCATGCCGTCTACTTCAGGAAGTGTAAGGAGAGGACGTCCAAGGTGGGTGCAGCACAGCACATGCAG TTCCAGAGGGTGTTGCAGCTGGTGTCTCAGAAGGCATGGAGGATCGGAGATCTCTTCAACGCTGTCATCCAGTTCTGTAAGCTCCACCAGGAAGAGGACGGAGGCAGCTCTCTGTCCAGTCTTTTCGACTGGCTACTGGAGACCCACTAG
- the LOC139382326 gene encoding A-kinase anchor protein SPHKAP-like isoform X2 has protein sequence MAGAKCLLKTPSNFQSSAMFESSESGDAEGVSTDSTLGSSVTACKKVLCSSSVLDSSEYWLRNEKALCRLGLLEDDAEGRSNTMCFVNLDQQKVDRHNDSCIKKLASISPDLPKLVGSLSVRQPKVNEILLLGGLETPDPSHPHQYPTHTQGQRGTDVCLVQCPGGRRPTSIIYEINKFLIGLQWGQERQGSQGRMMAGQRMDDDTNRSFSSIEEDFLTASEHLGDDSEDDGLRNECSDVAVGLADAAHSDRPVCQRGRLCQNQWQDSEDSEVTICAPPATKKQGGRAPARASGHHNKESAGHYATNLAESVLQDAFIRLSQDEPSFATEAAVSMSPGSHRPPAVLTRTGVEEPSRARTCSFELPKIVIVQSPDNCEGLPEWLGTQASHVAVEYGVGGAARQVTAEHGPEAHSFHPTTTTSGRHPNKPLQQALACAASVIGTISSPQVAEQLAMEPTEEDMEREGQRDPEGTDYSFSSAMCGMAQVAGAVAVVELAKEAEEVGCESEDDSTTEVYSAASVGLLSAAQASTAITLHCSIAEGTSIEAFRTSIAEVLHKEAAGVLAQPQDYKSVAHLLESTHNRIVDGITSPKKSYLDKMDETEVDDFISEVANGLFKHAFEKAKKKRELEGPGKDVPNIQGFLQESVSNVLFDVLCLTSKRIGDISKCDIGSFDRQEGDVGSRDYEAAATTKEPLSQLQRFDGSSQPDNYEAHWAEKMPIYSAIREDKYGLERESEPYGSHSSPHFREQQQLGQAPTKVSSSTKDCYDLQGQQARGNIREPFTESLAHQVSSSLGTEKRWRASMDSRQSSLTPQSSFSSSTGALVCLKMDSESRTTPVNYFADDLATTVVSMATELAAICLENSSGKQPWFCALKGAAGYYPEGGYLLPSCCTALRRKEGQNGGVASKKHRPPRLSEIKRKTEEQPELMECLVNRVVDETVNLDDMPQTLDPFALFASEVTARIMNCPELNIVDTSKPGQQTRSRLQCERWSRGKAASYESIPEEDAGPPGTPNTLGPGSRLGQNLSRGGSISKQSSCESITDEFSRFMVNQMEMEGRGFDLLLDYYAGQNASSILAAAVQQAATKKNGHLNVRATSCLSKQSSTESITEEFYRFMLKDMDMESKDYSMGRTKEWSNSLLPPSPRTLFCIRQSSVPDRRFSDSRLTVNSPIKANSFDGFVRNVHGDTLNIYPTNSVQVSATGLCKSDSCLYQRGQTDQITDMLIHETWSSSIESLMRKNKIIADPEDSIDLVDAESQTHMLQYANRLAADIVETGKSVLQDGDGAGGGGVVGRQQHMPVGERRRGFKQSRPGCTRSRASQEQPGGGGDSTCTAAGPPIRGPREVPVPVIHIETDQRDDPESGNPVERAWHHPWDPAPPEGTAQWCAERASVSHSSFERDKTAVPSAPAAVPAVDERNKRSLSASSEDSSESWSQIAPDDDPHEETSSFIQLSEGNGNSSTSSLGLADLEGLSDIPSQSTVNSEEADKGHLRESKENVNEGSSLWTVGGSSSHRELLVVNCDLDPECVDSELRLALQWIAASELGLHAVYFRKCKERTSKVGAAQHMQFQRVLQLVSQKAWRIGDLFNAVIQFCKLHQEEDGGSSLSSLFDWLLETH, from the exons ATGTGCTTTGTGAATCTGGACCAGCAGAAGGTGGATCGTCACAACGACAGCTGCATCAAG AAACTGGCCTCCATCTCTCCAGACCTGCCCAAGCTGGTTGGCTCTCTGAGCGTGCGACAGCCCAAGGTGAACGAGATCCTGCTGCTCGGTGGTTTGGAGACTCCGGACCCCTCTCACCCTCACCAgtaccccacccacacacag GGCCAGAGGGGTACAGATGTGTGCTTGGTCCAGTGTCCTGGGGGCCGGCGGCCCACCAGCATCATCTATGAGATCAACAAGTTCCTGATCGGGCTACAGTGGGGTCAGGAGAGGCAGGGGTCTCAGGGGCGGATGATGGCAGGGCAGAGGATGGATGACGACACCAACCGCTCCTTCTCATCCATAGAGGAGGACTTCCTCACTGCCTCAGAACACCTGGGGGATGACAGCGAGGATGACGGCTTACGAAATG agtgcagtgatgtggcAGTGGGGTTGGCAGACGCAGCACACAGCGATAGACCTGTGTGTCAGAGGGGACGCCTGTGCCAGAACCAGTGGCAGGACAGCGAGGACTCTGAGGTGACCATTTGCGCCCCCCCAGCCACCAAGAAACAAGGAGGAAGGGCACCGGCGAGAGCTAGCGGTCACCACAATAAGGAGTCAGCCGGCCACTACGCCACCAACCTGGCTGAGTCGGTACTGCAGGACGCCTTCATCCGCCTGTCTCAGGACGAACCGTCCTTCGCCACCGAGGCTGCTGTGAGCATGTCCCCTGGCAGCCACCGCCCCCCTGCCGTCCTCACCAGAACAGGAGTCGAGGAGCCCTCTCGGGCACGTACCTGCTCTTTCGAGCTGCCTAAGATCGTCATAGTGCAGAGCCCAGATAATTGCGAGGGCCTGCCGGAGTGGCTGGGTACTCAGGCCTCTCACGTGGCTGTGGAGTATGGTGTTGGTGGTGCTGCCAGACAGGTAACGGCGGAACACGGACCAGAGGCCCATAGCTTCCACCCTACCACCACTACTAGTGGACGACACCCCAACAAACCCCTGCAGCAGGCCCTGGCATGTGCTGCCAGCGTCATCGGCACCATCTCCAGCCCACAGGTAGCAGAGCAGCTAGCGATGGAGCCAACAGAggaggacatggagagagagggacagagagacccTGAGGGCACTGACTACTCCTTCTCCTCAGCCATGTGCGGTATGGCCCAGGTGGCGGGGGCAGTGGCCGTGGTGGAGCTAGCTAAAGAGGCCGAGGAGGTGGGCTGCGAGTCAGAAGACGACTCCACCACTGAGGTCTACTCAGCTGCCTCCGTGGGACTCCTATCTGCAGCGCAGGCCTCCACGGCAATCACTCTTCACTGCAGCATTGCCGAGGGAACCAGCATCGAGGCCTTCCGCACCAGCATCGCTGAAGTTCTTCACAAGGAGGCAGCAGGGGTGCTGGCTCAGCCCCAGGACTACAAGAGTGTGGCCCACCTACTGGAGTCCACCCACAACAGGATTGTGGATGGCATCACGTCTCCCAAAAAGTCCTATCTGGACAAGATGGATGAGACTGAGGTGGACGATTTCATCAGCGAGGTGGCCAATGGCCTCTTCAAGCACGCGTTTGAGAAAGCGAAAAAGAAAAGAGAACTAGAAGGCCCGGGCAAAGACGTCCCTAATATCCAGGGCTTTCTGCAGGAGAGCGTGAGCAATGTGCTCTTCGATGTCCTTTGCCTCACTTCAAAGCGGATCGGTGACATTTCCAAATGTGATATAGGGTCGTTTGACAGACAAGAGGGTGATGTCGGCTCCAGGGACTACGAGGCAGCCGCCACCACCAAGGAACCATTAAGTCAATTACAGCGCTTCGATGGCTCCAGCCAGCCCGATAATTATGAAGCCCACTGGGCAGAGAAGATGCCCATCTACTCCGCGATAAGGGAGGACAAATATGGACTCGAGAGGGAGAGTGAACCTTATGGGTCTCACAGCTCGCCACATttcagagagcagcagcagctcGGACAAGCTCCGACTAAAGTCTCGTCCTCTACTAAGGACTGCTATGACCTCCAGGGCCAGCAGGCCAGAGGAAACATCAGAGAGCCTTTTACAGAGAGCTTAGCCCACCAGGTCTCTTCATCCCTGGGCACAGAGAAAAGATGGAGAGCCAGTATGGACAGCAGACAGTCTTCTCTGACCCCTCAGTCCTCTTTTAGCTCCTCCACAGGGGCCTTGGTCTGCCTAAAGATGGACTCAGAGTCCAGAACTACCCCTGTCAACTACTTCGCTGATGACCTGGCCACCACCGTGGTCTCCATGGCCACTGAGCTGGCTGCCATCTGCCTGGAGAATTCCAGCGGGAAGCAGCCGTGGTTCTGTGCCCTGAAGGGCGCAGCCGGCTACTACCCCGAGGggggctacctgctgccctcctGTTGCACGGCCCTCCGCAGAAAGGAGGGCCAGAACGGCGGTGTGGCATCCAAAAAGCACCGGCCGCCACGCCTCAGTGAGATCAAGAGGAAGACGGAAGAGCAGCCCGAGTTGATGGAGTGCCTGGTCAACCGTGTGGTGGATGAGACCGTCAACCTAGACGACATGCCCCAGACTCTTGACCCATTCGCACTCTTTGCCTCCGAGGTCACCGCCCGCATCATGAACTGCCCCGAGCTCAACATAGTTGACACCTCCAAGCCCGGCCAGCAGACCCGCAGCCGGCTGCAGTGCGAGCGGTGGAGCCGGGGCAAGGCCGCCAGCTATGAAAGCATCCCAGAGGAGGACGCAGGTCCCCCgggtacccccaacaccctgggcCCTGGCAGCCGGCTGGGCCAGAACCTGAGTAGGGGAGGCTCCATCTCCAAGCAGTCCAGCTGCGAGAGTATTACGGACGAGTTCTCCCGCTTCATGGTGAaccagatggagatggagggCCGGGGTTTTGACCTGCTCCTGGACTACTATGCCGGGCAGAACGCCAGCAGCATCCTGGCGGCAGCCGTGCAGCAGGCAGCCACCAAGAAGAACGGCCACCTCAATGTGAGGGCCACCTCCTGTCTGTCCAAGCAGTCCAGTACGGAGAGCATCACAGAGGAGTTCTACAGGTTCATGCTCAAAGACATGGACATGGAGAGCAAAGACTACAGTATGGGAAGAACTAAAGAGTGGAGCAACAGCCTATTGCCTCCATCTCCCAGAACCCTCTTCTGTATCCGTCAGTCCTCTGTGCCGGACAGACGTTTCTCAGACTCCAGGCTGACCGTCAACTCGCCCATCAAGGCCAACTCCTTTGATGGCTTCGTCCGCAATGTGCACGGGGACACACTCAACATCTACCCCACCAACTCGGTGCAGGTGTCTGCCACGGGCCTCTGCAAGTCTGATTCATGTCTGTACCAGAGGGGCCAGACTGACCAGATCACCGACATGCTGATCCACGAGACCTGGTCCAGCTCCATTGAGTCCCTGATGCGAAAGAACAAGATCATTGCGGACCCGGAGGACAGCATTGACCTGGTGGATGCAGAGTCCCAGACCCACATGCTGCAGTATGCCAACCGCCTGGCCGCAGACATCGTGGAAACCGGGAAGTCTGTCCTGCAGGATGGGGATGGAGCCGGAGGAGGGGGCGTGGTGGGGCGACAACAACACATGCccgtgggggagaggaggagaggcttcAAACAGTCCCGCCCTGGCTGCACCCGGAGCAGAGCCAGCCAGGAGCAaccaggagggggaggagacagcaCATGTACAGCAGCGGGTCCCCCCATCAGGGGCCCCAGGGAGGTCCCTGTACCGGTGATCCACATCGAGACAGATCAGAGGGACGATCCAGAGTCTGGGAACCCGGTGGAAAGGGCCTGGCATCACCCCTGGGACCCAGCGCCCCCTGAGGGGACAGCCCAGTGGTGCGCTGAGAGGGCCTCAGTGAGCCACAGCAG CTTTGAGAGAGACAAGACGGCAGTGCCCTCTGCGCCCGCTGCGGTACCCGCTGTAGATGAACGAAACAAGCGCTCTCTGAGTGCTAGCAGTGAGGACAGCTCAGAAAGCTGGTCCCAGATCGCCCCTGATGACGACCCCCACGAGGAGACCAGTAGTTTTATCCAGCTGAGCGAGGG GAACGGGAACAGCAGCACGTCTAGCCTGGGTCTGGCAGACTTGGAGGGCTTGTCTGACATCCCCAGTCAAAGCACAGTGAACAG TGAGGAGGCAGACAAGGGACACCTAAGGGAGAGCAAGGAGAACGTAAATG agggCAGCTCCCTGTGGACAGTAGGGGGCAGTAGCAGCCACAGGGAGCTTCTGGTGGTCAACTGTGACTTGGATCCAGAGTGTGTGGACTCAGAGCTGCGCTTGGCCCTGCAGTGGATCGCCGCCTCTGAGCTGGGCCTGCATGCCGTCTACTTCAGGAAGTGTAAGGAGAGGACGTCCAAGGTGGGTGCAGCACAGCACATGCAG TTCCAGAGGGTGTTGCAGCTGGTGTCTCAGAAGGCATGGAGGATCGGAGATCTCTTCAACGCTGTCATCCAGTTCTGTAAGCTCCACCAGGAAGAGGACGGAGGCAGCTCTCTGTCCAGTCTTTTCGACTGGCTACTGGAGACCCACTAG